The Colletes latitarsis isolate SP2378_abdomen chromosome 1, iyColLati1, whole genome shotgun sequence genome has a segment encoding these proteins:
- the Eps-15 gene encoding epidermal growth factor receptor pathway substrate 15 isoform X5: MAALPSPTQVAGSHTVIYEAYYNQVDPNGYGRIGAMEAARFLKRSQLSDVLLSQIWDMADPQSRGSLDKSGLFVALKLCALAQAGRDLSMSNLSMELPPPKMGDIPIISQKNVVNSLPVITSVNNGDWSIKPSERAKYDQLFDSLQPTNGYIPGNKVKGVLMDSKLPFDTLGTIWDLADMDKDGMLDRHEFVVAMHLVYKALEKYAIPSVLPPELMPPGKRKDITIPVSKSPAPIGMTTVPPPIPPLPNVSTVKSMAGLDISKMNVQWVVSSEEQIAADKLFLQADLDMDGYVSGIEIKDVFLQSGLPQIVLADIWGLCDTCQSGKLNKEQFALAMWLIKQKLRGVDPPASLTPDMIPPSMRKPSDTVVENNNISGYSNPELDMISKDIAELVRERQSMEQDIAQKEADIKIKRGEIKSLQSELDTLAATLKQLENQKGEAQKRLNDLKAQKAEVDKDLSEVEQKILEEQKKNKVQDEDNLQNKNVDKLRQQAEEQESVLRTQEEELNFKRQELEGLRQEEQQLEQQQNKSRDQLNELTKNLQDTQLQICQAKAKITHLQEQQRQMSDAIALYDSALAAGDATLVPDTSLQFNPEIEDLEYETTPSNVDNTKEQRADSFSNANGTATLDGFEEDPFASNKAQEAFSASTPDPFGSAFPSQPASGGFTSDPFSAFNNSNVTKQDPFDPFGDGKKPEIKSTTATTATKDPFGDDPFANLHAPPRPESPSPALPPKKAKQPPPRPAPPRPSQGPTGPLRAAPAPPTPSPTPDPFANSNSDPFSAQQGINDNNNSGFTSSTGFADFANFDSK; this comes from the exons GTGGCTGGAAGCCATACTGTTATATATGAAGCCTATTATAATCAG GTTGATCCAAATGGGTATGGACGAATCGGTGCAATGGAAGCTGCGAGATTTCTTAAGAGATCCCAGCTGAGTGATGTACTCTTAAGTCAAATATGGGATATGGCAGATCCACAATCACGAGGATCCTTAGATAAATCTGGTCTTTTTGTTGCTTTGAAACTATGTGCATTGGCACAAGCAGGAAGAGATCTTAGTATGTCAAATTTAAGTATGGAATTGCCTCCTCCAAAGATG GGTGATATCCCTATAATATCTCAGAAAAATGTAGTTAATAGTTTACCAGTAATAACATCTGTCAATAATGGAGATTGGTCTATTAAACCTTCGGAGAGAGCAAAATATGATCAACTTTTTGATAGTTTGCAACCTACAAATGGATACATACCAGGGAATAAAGTTAAAGGTGTTCTTATGGATAGCAAACTTCCTTTTGATACCCTTGGAACGATTTGGGACCTTGCAGATATGGATAAGGATGGTATGCTGGATAGACATGAATTTGTTGTT GCAATGCATCTAGTATATAAAGCtttagagaaatatgcgataccaAGTGTACTTCCACCAGAATTAATGCCACCTGGTAAAAGAAAAGACATTACCATACCAGTATCGAAATCTCCTGCACCTATAGGAATGACAACAGTTCCACCACCTATACCACCTTTACCTAACGTGTCCACTGTGAAGAGTATGGCTGGTCTGGACATATCAAAG atgaacgTGCAGTGGGTAGTTTCTTCCGAAGAACAAATAGCGGCGGATAAATTGTTTTTGCAAGCTGATCTAGACATGGATGGATATGTCTCAGGTATTGAAATCAAAGATGTCTTCCTTCAAAGTGGACTTCCACAGATTGTATTGGCTGAtatatg GGGTCTTTGTGACACATGTCAAAGTGGAAAGTTAAATAAAGAACAGTTTGCTTTAGCTATGTGGCTTATTAAGCAGAAGCTTAGAGGTGTTGATCCGCCTGCAAGTTTGACTCCTGACATGATACCACCTTCTATGCGAAAACCATCTGATACTGTTGTG GAAAACAACAATATATCTGGTTATTCAAATCCGGAATTAGATATGATAAGTAAAGATATAGCAGAACTTGTGAGAGAAAGGCAGAGTATGGAACAAGATATAGCACAAAAAGAAGCAGATATCAAGATAAAACGAGGTGAAATTAAGAGCCTGCAGAGTGAATTAGATACACTTGCTGCTACTTTAAAACAACTCGAAAATCAGAAGGGCGAAGCGCAAAAGCGACTAAATGACTTGAAGGCTCAG AAGGCTGAAGTAGATAAAGATTTGAGTGAGGTCGAGCAGAAGATTCTTGAGGAACAAAAAAAG AACAAGGTACAAGATGAAGACAACttgcaaaataaaaat GTTGACAAATTGCGTCAACAAGCAGAGGAGCAAGAATCAGTGTTGCGCACTCAAGAAGAAGAACTGAATTTCAAACGCCAAGAACTAGAAGGCTTGCGACAAGAGGAACAACAGTTAGAACAGCAACAAAACAAAAGCAGGGACCAACTAAACGAACTCACTAAAAATTTGCAGGATACTCAGTTGCAAATTTGTCAAGCAAAAGCAAAAATCACTCATTTGCAAGAACAGCAACGTCAGATGAGTGATGCAATTGCACTTTATGACTCTGCACTTGCTGCAGGGGATGCCACTCTTGTACCTGATACTAGTCTGCAATTTAATCCTGAAATTGAAGATTTAGA GTATGAAACAACCCCAAGCAACGTGGATAACACAAAAGAACAGAGAGCAGATTCATTCTCTAATGCAAACGGAACAGCAACACTAGACGGATTTGAGGAAGATCCTTTTGCTTCAAATAAAGCTCAAGAAGCATTTAGCGCATCAACACCAGATCCATTTGGAAGTGCATTTCCATCTCAACCTGCGTct GGTGGATTCACATCAGATCCATTTAGTGCATTTAATAATAGTAATGTTACAAAGCAGGATCCTTTTGATCCATTCGGGGATGGAAAAAAGCCTGAAATTAAATCTACAACTGCAACAACA GCAACAAAAGATCCATTTGGGGATGATCCATTTGCGAATCTTCACGCTCCACCTCGTCCAGAAAGTCCTAGTCCTGCTCTTCCTCCTAAAAAAGCAAAGCAACCACCACCACGCCCAGCACCTCCGCGACCTTCTCAAGGACCTACTGGTCCTTTAAGAGCAGCACCAGCACCTCCTACTCCTTCTCCTACTCCAGATCCTTTTGCAAATTCTAATTCCGATCCTTTTTCTGCTCAACAAGGaattaatgataataataacagtGGTTTCACTTCATCTACTGGATTCGCTGATTTTGCAAATTTTGACTCCAAG TAA
- the Eps-15 gene encoding epidermal growth factor receptor pathway substrate 15 isoform X4 yields the protein MAALPSPTQVAGSHTVIYEAYYNQVDPNGYGRIGAMEAARFLKRSQLSDVLLSQIWDMADPQSRGSLDKSGLFVALKLCALAQAGRDLSMSNLSMELPPPKMGDIPIISQKNVVNSLPVITSVNNGDWSIKPSERAKYDQLFDSLQPTNGYIPGNKVKGVLMDSKLPFDTLGTIWDLADMDKDGMLDRHEFVVAMHLVYKALEKYAIPSVLPPELMPPGKRKDITIPVSKSPAPIGMTTVPPPIPPLPNVSTVKSMAGLDISKMNVQWVVSSEEQIAADKLFLQADLDMDGYVSGIEIKDVFLQSGLPQIVLADIWGLCDTCQSGKLNKEQFALAMWLIKQKLRGVDPPASLTPDMIPPSMRKPSDTVVENNNISGYSNPELDMISKDIAELVRERQSMEQDIAQKEADIKIKRGEIKSLQSELDTLAATLKQLENQKGEAQKRLNDLKAQKAEVDKDLSEVEQKILEEQKKNKVQDEDNLQNKNVDKLRQQAEEQESVLRTQEEELNFKRQELEGLRQEEQQLEQQQNKSRDQLNELTKNLQDTQLQICQAKAKITHLQEQQRQMSDAIALYDSALAAGDATLVPDTSLQFNPEIEDLEYETTPSNVDNTKEQRADSFSNANGTATLDGFEEDPFASNKAQEAFSASTPDPFGSAFPSQPASGGFTSDPFSAFNNSNVTKQDPFDPFGDGKKPEIKSTTATTATKDPFGDDPFANLHAPPRPESPSPALPPKKAKQPPPRPAPPRPSQGPTGPLRAAPAPPTPSPTPDPFANSNSDPFSAQQGINDNNNSGFTSSTGFADFANFDSKVEAAQFSVYSLTWLLEHAVYKLICSLCYSIIFLFLIMHGNF from the exons GTGGCTGGAAGCCATACTGTTATATATGAAGCCTATTATAATCAG GTTGATCCAAATGGGTATGGACGAATCGGTGCAATGGAAGCTGCGAGATTTCTTAAGAGATCCCAGCTGAGTGATGTACTCTTAAGTCAAATATGGGATATGGCAGATCCACAATCACGAGGATCCTTAGATAAATCTGGTCTTTTTGTTGCTTTGAAACTATGTGCATTGGCACAAGCAGGAAGAGATCTTAGTATGTCAAATTTAAGTATGGAATTGCCTCCTCCAAAGATG GGTGATATCCCTATAATATCTCAGAAAAATGTAGTTAATAGTTTACCAGTAATAACATCTGTCAATAATGGAGATTGGTCTATTAAACCTTCGGAGAGAGCAAAATATGATCAACTTTTTGATAGTTTGCAACCTACAAATGGATACATACCAGGGAATAAAGTTAAAGGTGTTCTTATGGATAGCAAACTTCCTTTTGATACCCTTGGAACGATTTGGGACCTTGCAGATATGGATAAGGATGGTATGCTGGATAGACATGAATTTGTTGTT GCAATGCATCTAGTATATAAAGCtttagagaaatatgcgataccaAGTGTACTTCCACCAGAATTAATGCCACCTGGTAAAAGAAAAGACATTACCATACCAGTATCGAAATCTCCTGCACCTATAGGAATGACAACAGTTCCACCACCTATACCACCTTTACCTAACGTGTCCACTGTGAAGAGTATGGCTGGTCTGGACATATCAAAG atgaacgTGCAGTGGGTAGTTTCTTCCGAAGAACAAATAGCGGCGGATAAATTGTTTTTGCAAGCTGATCTAGACATGGATGGATATGTCTCAGGTATTGAAATCAAAGATGTCTTCCTTCAAAGTGGACTTCCACAGATTGTATTGGCTGAtatatg GGGTCTTTGTGACACATGTCAAAGTGGAAAGTTAAATAAAGAACAGTTTGCTTTAGCTATGTGGCTTATTAAGCAGAAGCTTAGAGGTGTTGATCCGCCTGCAAGTTTGACTCCTGACATGATACCACCTTCTATGCGAAAACCATCTGATACTGTTGTG GAAAACAACAATATATCTGGTTATTCAAATCCGGAATTAGATATGATAAGTAAAGATATAGCAGAACTTGTGAGAGAAAGGCAGAGTATGGAACAAGATATAGCACAAAAAGAAGCAGATATCAAGATAAAACGAGGTGAAATTAAGAGCCTGCAGAGTGAATTAGATACACTTGCTGCTACTTTAAAACAACTCGAAAATCAGAAGGGCGAAGCGCAAAAGCGACTAAATGACTTGAAGGCTCAG AAGGCTGAAGTAGATAAAGATTTGAGTGAGGTCGAGCAGAAGATTCTTGAGGAACAAAAAAAG AACAAGGTACAAGATGAAGACAACttgcaaaataaaaat GTTGACAAATTGCGTCAACAAGCAGAGGAGCAAGAATCAGTGTTGCGCACTCAAGAAGAAGAACTGAATTTCAAACGCCAAGAACTAGAAGGCTTGCGACAAGAGGAACAACAGTTAGAACAGCAACAAAACAAAAGCAGGGACCAACTAAACGAACTCACTAAAAATTTGCAGGATACTCAGTTGCAAATTTGTCAAGCAAAAGCAAAAATCACTCATTTGCAAGAACAGCAACGTCAGATGAGTGATGCAATTGCACTTTATGACTCTGCACTTGCTGCAGGGGATGCCACTCTTGTACCTGATACTAGTCTGCAATTTAATCCTGAAATTGAAGATTTAGA GTATGAAACAACCCCAAGCAACGTGGATAACACAAAAGAACAGAGAGCAGATTCATTCTCTAATGCAAACGGAACAGCAACACTAGACGGATTTGAGGAAGATCCTTTTGCTTCAAATAAAGCTCAAGAAGCATTTAGCGCATCAACACCAGATCCATTTGGAAGTGCATTTCCATCTCAACCTGCGTct GGTGGATTCACATCAGATCCATTTAGTGCATTTAATAATAGTAATGTTACAAAGCAGGATCCTTTTGATCCATTCGGGGATGGAAAAAAGCCTGAAATTAAATCTACAACTGCAACAACA GCAACAAAAGATCCATTTGGGGATGATCCATTTGCGAATCTTCACGCTCCACCTCGTCCAGAAAGTCCTAGTCCTGCTCTTCCTCCTAAAAAAGCAAAGCAACCACCACCACGCCCAGCACCTCCGCGACCTTCTCAAGGACCTACTGGTCCTTTAAGAGCAGCACCAGCACCTCCTACTCCTTCTCCTACTCCAGATCCTTTTGCAAATTCTAATTCCGATCCTTTTTCTGCTCAACAAGGaattaatgataataataacagtGGTTTCACTTCATCTACTGGATTCGCTGATTTTGCAAATTTTGACTCCAAG GTAGAAGCTGCACAATTTTCAGTTTATTCATTGACCTGGCTCCTGGAGCATGCTGTCTACAAATTAATTTGTTCTCTTTGTTAcagtattatatttttatttttgataatgCATGGCAATTtttga